Proteins encoded within one genomic window of Mesobacillus subterraneus:
- a CDS encoding ECF transporter S component: MNATYSPTKETTKTKVLVINALFIALTVVATMFINIRLPIMGNGGLIHMGNIPLFIAAFVYGRKTGAIAGAFGMGLFDIISGWALWAPFTFVIVGAMGYVAGLMAEKLPGKKVVVYSLAVVAALVIKIVGYYFTEVVLYGNWIQPFGSIPGNVLQVVIAGLIVIPLAGRIKKLL; this comes from the coding sequence ATGAATGCAACATACTCTCCTACAAAAGAAACAACAAAAACAAAGGTATTAGTCATTAATGCCCTTTTCATTGCACTGACCGTTGTAGCAACGATGTTCATAAACATCAGGCTCCCAATCATGGGGAATGGTGGCCTGATCCATATGGGTAATATCCCTCTATTTATTGCTGCTTTCGTCTACGGCAGAAAAACAGGTGCGATAGCAGGAGCGTTCGGCATGGGATTGTTCGACATTATCTCAGGATGGGCATTATGGGCACCATTCACTTTCGTTATCGTCGGCGCGATGGGCTATGTAGCGGGTTTGATGGCTGAAAAATTGCCTGGCAAGAAAGTGGTCGTTTACTCTCTGGCAGTTGTTGCTGCCCTTGTCATTAAAATCGTAGGCTACTATTTCACTGAAGTAGTACTTTACGGCAACTGGATCCAGCCATTCGGCTCAATCCCAGGCAATGTGTTGCAAGTTGTGATTGCAGGCCTGATTGTTATACCACTTGCAGGACGCATTAAAAAGTTATTATAA
- a CDS encoding YuzF family protein — protein MTNNDWLSFYDPYVYQTLTTIVGKIVTVQTIRGSVRGSLKMVMPDHIVVESNETPFFIRTQQIIWVFPG, from the coding sequence ATGACGAATAATGATTGGTTAAGCTTCTATGATCCCTATGTTTATCAGACTTTAACAACTATTGTAGGTAAAATTGTTACTGTTCAAACCATAAGAGGCAGCGTTCGTGGCTCTCTGAAAATGGTCATGCCAGATCACATTGTTGTTGAATCTAACGAAACACCCTTTTTTATTCGTACGCAGCAAATAATTTGGGTTTTTCCTGGTTAA
- a CDS encoding manganese catalase family protein, with protein sequence MFKRINKLAIELPTPAHGDMNAAAAVQELLGGKFGEMSTLNNYMFQSFNFRNKKKLKPFYELVASITAEEFGHVELVSNTINLLSVGNTFPGVPDITPLQNGLDARNTHHFISTAQTAIPGDSMGRAWTGDNVFNSGNLVLDLTHNFFLEIGARTHKMRVYEMTDNPVARTMIGYLLVRGGTHVLAYAKAIEIATGVDLTKMLPVPNLDNSKFDYARPFIEQGLSNVLYTWSETDYRDIGMIWKGTNPENGQQLEVKIGTPEGGLIPDLEELPEEFAPGITRDDYELIKKRLMEKL encoded by the coding sequence ATGTTTAAAAGAATAAATAAATTGGCAATTGAACTTCCTACACCTGCACACGGGGATATGAATGCTGCAGCAGCAGTACAAGAGCTCCTGGGTGGCAAGTTTGGGGAGATGTCTACTTTAAATAACTATATGTTCCAGTCTTTTAATTTCAGAAATAAAAAAAAACTAAAGCCATTCTATGAGTTAGTGGCGAGCATTACAGCAGAAGAATTTGGTCATGTAGAACTTGTTTCTAATACGATTAATTTGTTGTCTGTGGGTAATACCTTTCCAGGGGTTCCGGATATCACTCCACTTCAGAATGGGCTGGATGCAAGAAACACCCACCATTTTATTTCTACAGCTCAAACAGCTATACCAGGTGATTCAATGGGTAGGGCTTGGACTGGTGATAATGTTTTTAATAGCGGTAATCTGGTTTTGGATTTAACACATAACTTTTTCCTCGAGATTGGTGCACGAACACATAAAATGAGAGTTTATGAGATGACTGATAACCCAGTTGCCAGAACCATGATTGGATATTTGCTTGTTCGTGGAGGAACACATGTCCTCGCCTATGCGAAAGCGATCGAAATTGCTACCGGGGTAGATCTGACGAAAATGCTTCCAGTTCCAAATCTTGATAACTCAAAATTTGATTATGCCCGACCATTCATAGAACAAGGCTTAAGCAATGTGTTATATACATGGAGCGAAACAGATTACAGGGATATTGGAATGATTTGGAAAGGAACAAATCCGGAAAATGGGCAACAGCTTGAAGTGAAAATTGGCACTCCTGAAGGCGGGCTAATTCCAGACTTAGAGGAACTGCCCGAAGAATTTGCTCCTGGCATCACTAGGGACGATTATGAATTAATCAAAAAGCGTTTAATGGAAAAATTATGA